Proteins encoded by one window of Monoglobus pectinilyticus:
- a CDS encoding thiamine diphosphokinase, translating into MKSIIFSGAYIENYDYLSEINFDEYLIICADSGYKHAENLKIVPDVILGDNDSYLKKYPDNIKNLVFPPEKDFTDTHAAIDYAINNNAEEILIIGGLGGRIDHEFSHFCLMNYALDKGVKLKLINDTNEIWMENKPFKLKKSKRKYVSFFPYAGAVLNFSIKGLKYETTNMRLVPNRVQASSNEFCDSDTAIVTFDSGLVIVMLCDDRY; encoded by the coding sequence GTGAAATCAATAATTTTTAGCGGCGCTTATATAGAAAACTATGATTATTTGTCTGAAATTAATTTTGATGAATATCTAATAATATGTGCGGATTCCGGATATAAACACGCAGAGAATTTAAAAATAGTACCGGATGTTATTTTGGGCGACAATGATTCATATTTAAAAAAGTATCCTGATAATATTAAAAATCTTGTTTTTCCACCAGAAAAAGATTTTACAGACACCCACGCAGCGATAGATTATGCTATTAATAATAATGCAGAAGAAATTTTAATTATTGGCGGTCTTGGCGGCAGGATAGACCATGAATTTTCTCATTTTTGTCTTATGAATTATGCTTTGGATAAAGGAGTAAAACTAAAGTTGATTAATGACACAAATGAAATATGGATGGAAAATAAACCTTTTAAACTTAAAAAATCTAAAAGAAAATATGTTTCATTCTTTCCTTATGCAGGAGCTGTATTGAATTTTTCAATAAAAGGTTTAAAATATGAGACAACAAATATGCGTTTGGTTCCAAACCGAGTTCAAGCGTCGAGCAATGAGTTTTGTGATTCTGATACTGCAATTGTAACCTTTGACAGCGGACTTGTTATTGTTATGTTATGTGACGACAGATATTAA
- the rsgA gene encoding ribosome small subunit-dependent GTPase A codes for MPEKNQFEIQGKIFKGIGGFYYVKAGNFIYECRARGRFRKDGITPLVGDEVNCLIDKTSNTGMISNIMSRTNSLIRPPVANVTQIAIVVSVTNPKPNLKTVDKLISSAIYANIKPLICINKTDLQNGENLFEIYSKIGFKTLYISAESKENIDMLIEKLSGEVTVFAGNSGVGKSSLLNCILKDANLETGTVSSKIERGRHTTRHSELIPLDNNGGYIIDTPGFSSFSVSGFDEHELYKLFPEFIEYSDNCRFADCSHTVEQGCSVLEAVETGEISKSRHESYVEQYKEILDSKTF; via the coding sequence ATGCCGGAAAAAAATCAATTTGAAATACAGGGTAAAATTTTTAAAGGTATCGGTGGTTTTTATTACGTTAAAGCCGGTAATTTTATTTATGAATGCAGAGCTAGAGGGCGTTTTAGAAAAGATGGAATAACTCCATTGGTTGGTGATGAAGTTAATTGTTTGATTGATAAAACTTCAAATACAGGTATGATTAGTAATATAATGTCTAGAACTAATTCTTTAATACGCCCTCCTGTTGCCAATGTAACACAAATAGCTATAGTCGTTTCAGTCACTAATCCGAAACCTAATTTAAAAACTGTTGATAAACTTATATCATCAGCTATATATGCTAATATAAAGCCATTAATATGTATTAATAAAACCGATTTACAAAATGGCGAAAACCTTTTTGAAATATATTCGAAAATAGGATTTAAAACTCTTTATATAAGCGCTGAAAGTAAAGAAAATATAGATATGCTTATTGAAAAGCTCTCAGGAGAAGTCACGGTATTTGCCGGAAATTCGGGTGTTGGAAAATCAAGTTTACTCAACTGCATATTAAAAGACGCTAATCTTGAGACCGGAACGGTGAGCAGCAAAATAGAACGCGGACGTCATACTACCAGACACAGTGAATTAATACCGCTTGATAACAACGGAGGATATATTATAGACACACCCGGGTTTAGTTCATTCTCTGTAAGCGGTTTTGATGAACATGAGCTTTATAAGCTTTTTCCTGAATTTATAGAGTATTCCGATAATTGCAGATTTGCCGACTGCAGTCATACCGTTGAACAGGGCTGCTCTGTACTTGAAGCGGTAGAAACCGGTGAAATCAGTAAATCCAGACATGAAAGTTATGTCGAACAATATAAGGAAATTCTAGATAGTAAAACTTTTTGA
- a CDS encoding zinc metallopeptidase: MYFGLFDPTMYLLIPAIILALWAQTKVSSTFNKYSKIANARGLTGSDAARMILDKNGLYSVKIQHISGSLTDNFDPRTNVVNLSDATYMSNSIGAIGVAAHECGHAVQYATGYTPIRIRNGIFPVVSICSKLSMPIILLGFILTAFGGMAPLIVDIGIILYSATVVFQLITLPVEFNASSRALKTLESYQMLGSEEIKGAKKVLSAAAMTYVAAAFSALMTLLRLVLLSSNNNRRD; encoded by the coding sequence ATGTATTTTGGTTTATTTGACCCTACAATGTATTTGCTGATTCCTGCAATTATATTAGCTTTATGGGCTCAAACAAAGGTTTCAAGTACCTTTAACAAATATTCAAAGATAGCAAATGCACGCGGTTTGACAGGTTCAGACGCGGCGAGAATGATATTAGACAAAAATGGTTTGTATTCGGTTAAAATTCAGCATATAAGCGGAAGTTTAACTGATAATTTTGACCCAAGAACCAATGTTGTAAATTTATCTGACGCAACTTATATGAGTAACAGTATAGGTGCAATAGGTGTTGCGGCACATGAATGCGGTCACGCCGTTCAATATGCAACCGGATATACTCCGATAAGAATTAGAAATGGAATTTTTCCAGTTGTAAGCATATGCAGTAAGCTTTCTATGCCAATTATTCTATTAGGATTTATACTTACAGCTTTCGGCGGTATGGCTCCTTTAATTGTGGATATTGGTATAATATTGTATTCAGCTACCGTTGTTTTTCAGCTTATTACTCTTCCGGTTGAGTTTAATGCCAGCAGCCGTGCTTTAAAAACTTTGGAATCATATCAAATGTTGGGTTCTGAAGAGATAAAAGGTGCTAAAAAAGTTTTATCGGCTGCCGCTATGACTTATGTTGCCGCAGCTTTTTCTGCGCTTATGACATTGCTGAGGCTTGTTTTGTTATCATCTAACAACAATAGAAGAGATTAG
- the rpe gene encoding ribulose-phosphate 3-epimerase, which translates to MSKIIISPSILSADPANLERDVRLVEEAGAEYLHIDIMDGHFVPNLSYSANVIRALRKKSNLIFDVHLMLQDADKFIDEFAEAGSDIITVHQEAVPNLKETLKNIHSFGKKAGVSLKPGTPVDMILNVLDLTDVVLLMTVEPGFGGQSYLHQVDKKISELYKIINNQNLNIGIEVDGGITEENVNRPVRAGANIIVSGSAIFNSNNIKDTINKMRKKAEQGVQEREINNF; encoded by the coding sequence ATGTCCAAAATAATTATTTCACCTTCAATATTATCTGCTGACCCTGCCAATTTAGAACGTGATGTTAGGCTGGTAGAAGAGGCTGGAGCTGAGTATCTCCATATTGATATTATGGACGGACATTTTGTTCCAAATTTAAGTTATTCGGCAAATGTAATAAGAGCTTTAAGAAAGAAATCAAACTTAATATTTGACGTTCATTTAATGCTTCAAGATGCTGACAAATTCATTGATGAATTTGCAGAAGCCGGTTCTGATATAATTACAGTTCATCAGGAGGCAGTTCCAAACTTAAAAGAAACACTTAAAAATATTCACTCATTTGGAAAAAAGGCAGGAGTAAGTTTAAAACCCGGAACTCCTGTAGATATGATTTTAAATGTTTTGGATTTGACTGATGTGGTTCTGCTTATGACTGTTGAGCCCGGATTTGGAGGGCAAAGTTATCTTCATCAAGTAGATAAAAAAATCTCTGAATTATATAAGATTATCAATAATCAAAATCTAAATATCGGGATAGAGGTTGATGGAGGGATAACTGAGGAAAATGTGAACAGACCTGTAAGAGCAGGTGCAAACATTATTGTTTCAGGCTCAGCAATTTTTAATTCTAACAACATAAAAGATACGATAAATAAAATGCGTAAGAAAGCGGAACAAGGAGTACAAGAACGTGAAATCAATAATTTTTAG
- a CDS encoding Stp1/IreP family PP2C-type Ser/Thr phosphatase, with protein MKFDVYGVTDTGCVRQLNEDNFCICGFENNNEPGYCVVADGMGGHNAGEVASQLAIDFITESLNDILQNSENPDVPRRINDALNSANESIYKMAREDKNRNGMGTTTVICTFANGEGYIANVGDSRAYACRNDEIYQITIDHSIVEEMVANGSITREEARVHPQKNIITRAIGSEKTTKADIFEYEYKPGDSIIICSDGLSGMVEDATILKTVQDGKSSKEIADNLCELAKKNGGVDNITVIAIRIMEEESSI; from the coding sequence ATGAAATTTGATGTTTATGGCGTTACTGACACTGGATGTGTTCGTCAGCTCAATGAAGATAATTTTTGTATTTGTGGATTTGAGAACAATAATGAACCTGGATATTGTGTCGTTGCTGATGGAATGGGCGGTCATAATGCCGGAGAGGTAGCAAGCCAGCTGGCTATTGACTTTATTACTGAATCCCTCAATGATATACTTCAAAACAGTGAAAATCCTGATGTGCCAAGAAGAATTAATGATGCCTTAAATTCTGCAAACGAGAGTATTTATAAAATGGCAAGAGAAGACAAAAATCGGAACGGTATGGGAACAACCACGGTTATATGTACATTTGCCAATGGTGAGGGATATATAGCCAATGTAGGTGACAGCCGTGCTTATGCTTGCAGAAATGATGAAATTTATCAAATCACTATTGATCATTCTATTGTTGAAGAGATGGTTGCTAATGGTTCAATTACCCGTGAGGAAGCTAGAGTGCATCCACAGAAAAACATTATAACGCGGGCTATAGGAAGTGAGAAAACCACAAAAGCTGATATATTTGAATATGAATATAAACCTGGGGATAGTATTATTATATGCAGTGATGGACTCTCAGGAATGGTTGAGGACGCTACTATTTTGAAGACGGTTCAGGATGGTAAAAGTTCAAAAGAGATTGCCGATAATTTGTGTGAGTTGGCAAAGAAAAATGGCGGGGTTGATAATATAACTGTTATAGCCATTAGAATTATGGAGGAGGAGAGTTCCATATGA
- the rsmB gene encoding 16S rRNA (cytosine(967)-C(5))-methyltransferase RsmB codes for MNSRDISLSILNKYDYDKAYVNKLLADTFKNKNIDNKDKGLINELVLGSIENRYLLDFIISQFSKIKIKKMSVSVRNILEMGTYQLLFLDKIPDSAVCNESVKLAKKYANRSSGFINAVLRNISRNKYNIKYPDKTEDKIGYLSIYYSFPKWIVEKLVDQFGFEFCEDILKSSFKTYYPAIRANILKVPNDGNGKVKTDEFIDTLKSENINIIPNEDIQNCFWVNGKLDINNSESYKNGLYTIQNPSSQLTAITLDPKPNEIIIDVCAAPGGKTTHIAELMKNKGRVLAFDIYQHKIDLINKSANRLGIDIIEAVKHDSSIFKPELVEYADRVLVDAPCSGFGVIHTKPDIKWHRNENDIKELIKIQEKILSVSSKYVKKGGTLVYSTCTILKDENEIQISKFLSENRDYKLISEKRLFTHIDGGSGFYIAKLKRI; via the coding sequence ATGAATTCAAGAGATATTTCATTGTCGATATTAAATAAATATGATTATGACAAGGCTTATGTTAATAAATTATTAGCAGATACTTTTAAAAATAAAAATATAGACAATAAAGATAAAGGTTTAATTAATGAACTGGTATTGGGAAGTATAGAAAATCGGTATTTGCTTGATTTTATAATTTCCCAATTTTCTAAAATTAAAATTAAAAAAATGTCTGTATCAGTAAGAAATATTCTTGAAATGGGAACTTATCAATTATTATTTCTTGATAAAATTCCTGATTCAGCTGTGTGTAATGAAAGTGTTAAGCTTGCAAAAAAATATGCAAATCGTTCGTCCGGTTTTATAAATGCAGTGTTGAGAAATATAAGCCGCAATAAATATAATATAAAATATCCTGATAAGACAGAAGATAAAATAGGGTATCTTTCTATATACTACTCATTTCCAAAATGGATAGTTGAAAAATTAGTTGACCAATTTGGATTTGAATTTTGCGAAGATATTTTAAAATCTTCGTTTAAAACATATTATCCGGCTATACGTGCAAATATATTGAAAGTGCCTAATGATGGAAATGGTAAAGTTAAAACTGACGAGTTTATTGATACTTTAAAATCTGAGAATATTAATATAATTCCTAATGAAGATATACAAAATTGTTTTTGGGTAAATGGAAAACTTGATATAAATAATTCTGAAAGCTATAAAAATGGTTTATATACAATTCAGAATCCTAGTTCACAATTAACGGCTATAACGTTAGACCCAAAACCGAATGAGATAATTATAGACGTATGTGCGGCACCCGGTGGAAAGACCACCCACATAGCTGAGCTTATGAAAAATAAGGGGCGCGTTTTGGCTTTTGATATTTATCAGCATAAAATTGATTTAATAAATAAGTCGGCAAATCGTCTTGGAATAGATATAATAGAAGCAGTTAAACATGATTCTTCTATATTTAAGCCCGAACTTGTTGAATATGCTGATAGAGTTTTAGTTGACGCTCCTTGTTCTGGGTTTGGCGTGATACATACTAAACCGGATATTAAGTGGCATAGAAATGAGAATGATATTAAAGAATTAATAAAAATACAGGAAAAAATTCTTTCCGTTTCGTCAAAATATGTTAAAAAAGGCGGTACATTGGTATACAGTACTTGTACAATTTTGAAAGATGAAAATGAAATTCAGATTTCAAAGTTTCTTTCAGAAAATAGAGACTATAAATTGATTTCAGAGAAAAGATTGTTTACTCATATTGACGGAGGAAGCGGTTTTTATATTGCTAAATTAAAGAGGATTTAG
- the rlmN gene encoding 23S rRNA (adenine(2503)-C(2))-methyltransferase RlmN produces the protein MDKINLKDLTLEELQDYIINLGEPKFRALQIYKWIYSGVRNFEEMTNISKTLRDKLKSNTTIGNLAINKKFISTLDGTRRYLIQLSDNNYIESVLMKYKHGYSICISSQVGCAMGCKFCASTKNGKIRNLSAGEIIDQIITVERDVGERISNVVMMGVGEPLDNFDNIVKFIKNVNNPNGLNIGQRHITISTCGIVERIYELADLNFQITLAISLHATNDETRNDIMPVNKKYNILKLLEACKYYVNKTGRRITFEYTLINKKNDYTQNAEELSNLLKGILCHVNLIPVNSVYGTGFVPGSERNIREFQNILEKNGIPATVRREMGSDISAACGQLRSQI, from the coding sequence ATGGATAAAATAAATTTAAAAGATTTGACATTAGAAGAACTTCAAGATTATATAATTAATCTTGGAGAACCGAAATTCAGAGCACTGCAAATATATAAATGGATATACAGCGGTGTGCGGAATTTTGAAGAAATGACTAATATTTCTAAAACGTTAAGAGATAAGCTGAAATCTAATACTACTATCGGAAATCTTGCAATTAATAAAAAGTTCATATCAACTCTTGACGGAACCAGGAGATATTTGATACAATTATCGGATAATAATTATATTGAATCTGTACTTATGAAATATAAACATGGTTATTCAATTTGTATCTCATCTCAGGTTGGATGTGCAATGGGATGTAAGTTTTGTGCTTCAACTAAAAATGGTAAAATACGCAATCTCTCAGCCGGTGAGATAATTGATCAAATTATCACTGTTGAAAGGGATGTTGGTGAACGCATTTCAAACGTTGTCATGATGGGTGTTGGCGAACCGTTGGACAACTTTGATAATATAGTAAAATTTATAAAAAATGTAAATAATCCAAACGGTTTGAATATTGGGCAAAGACATATAACCATATCTACTTGCGGTATTGTTGAAAGAATTTATGAATTGGCAGATTTGAATTTTCAAATTACTTTAGCTATTTCACTGCATGCAACAAATGATGAAACCAGGAATGATATTATGCCTGTAAATAAAAAATATAATATTTTAAAATTGCTTGAAGCATGTAAATATTACGTGAATAAAACAGGCAGGAGAATCACATTTGAGTATACTCTTATTAATAAAAAGAATGATTATACTCAGAATGCAGAAGAACTCTCAAATTTATTAAAAGGTATTTTATGCCATGTTAATTTAATTCCGGTTAATTCAGTATATGGGACTGGATTTGTACCAGGCAGTGAAAGAAATATAAGAGAATTCCAAAATATTCTCGAAAAGAATGGTATACCGGCAACAGTTCGGCGTGAAATGGGAAGTGACATCTCAGCTGCGTGCGGTCAGTTGCGTTCACAGATATAA
- the pknB gene encoding Stk1 family PASTA domain-containing Ser/Thr kinase: MNMIGKEIDGRYEILEEIGKGGMAHVYKSRDKSLNRLVAVKVLKEDYKDDKEFVRRFNVEAQAAASLSNPHIVSIYDVGCENGMHYIVMEYIEGETLKEYIDRVGVLPWREAANYSIQICEGIEEAHNNSVIHRDIKPQNIIMASDGVLKVTDFGIARASTQATMTMANNNTIGTAHYLSPEQARGGYTDERTDIYSMGVVMYEMLTGQLPFDDNSPVAIAIKHLQETATPITDINPDVPNALEQIVMKAMSKEQDSRYSSITDMISDIKKVLANPNVNLFAAGRRSLPVDNQVNDAASNTIKMPRTFVDSNLDEQMIPGYDLDDYDEQDEEYEAMERLNEKRAKRLKKKKERKIAFIAFLSALAVLAVGFAAAFAFTGGFGIFGVEKDSIQIPNVVGMTIKDAQSQYGKSFSIIEQNRTESTKPAGTILEQTPAGGDTVSKRDNIIIRVVVSLGSSSVTLDDYTGIKYDKAKEELEKLGLKCSKIEKVDPEIEAGLIISQEPKSGSSVAAGDMITFTVSKGPESTPEPSLVPNKNSNNDSNNHSNNENSSSSNNKPNSNDSSSNSSNNDKNDENSSNNSGSNSSSGGSGNTTNEGSSSGSSTGSGTSTGSGSGSGTGSETGSGSESGSEGGTGSGGGSGSGSESGSGSGSETGSGGSGSESGMGSGTGSEGGSGNGLED, encoded by the coding sequence ATGAATATGATTGGTAAAGAAATAGATGGAAGATATGAAATTCTTGAGGAAATCGGCAAGGGTGGAATGGCACATGTTTATAAATCACGGGATAAGTCACTAAATAGACTTGTTGCAGTAAAGGTTCTTAAAGAGGATTATAAAGATGATAAGGAATTTGTACGTCGGTTTAATGTAGAGGCTCAAGCGGCGGCCAGTCTGTCAAATCCACATATTGTTTCTATATACGATGTTGGATGCGAAAATGGAATGCATTATATTGTTATGGAATATATTGAAGGAGAAACTTTAAAAGAGTATATAGACCGAGTTGGAGTTCTTCCCTGGCGTGAAGCTGCAAATTATTCCATTCAGATTTGTGAAGGTATAGAGGAAGCTCATAATAACTCAGTTATACACAGAGATATAAAGCCGCAAAATATAATAATGGCTTCTGATGGTGTGCTAAAAGTAACAGACTTCGGTATTGCAAGAGCATCTACTCAGGCGACAATGACCATGGCGAACAATAATACAATTGGAACCGCACATTATTTGTCTCCGGAGCAAGCTAGAGGCGGATATACAGATGAGCGGACGGACATTTATTCTATGGGTGTTGTTATGTATGAAATGCTTACAGGACAACTTCCGTTTGATGATAACAGTCCTGTGGCTATTGCTATAAAGCACCTTCAGGAAACGGCTACACCTATAACAGATATAAATCCTGACGTTCCTAATGCATTGGAACAAATTGTTATGAAAGCCATGTCAAAAGAACAAGACAGCAGGTATTCTTCTATAACAGATATGATTTCAGATATTAAAAAAGTTTTGGCTAATCCAAATGTAAATCTTTTTGCGGCAGGCAGACGAAGTTTACCTGTTGATAATCAGGTAAACGATGCAGCTTCAAATACAATAAAAATGCCTAGAACATTTGTGGATTCTAATCTTGATGAACAAATGATACCTGGATATGATTTAGATGATTATGATGAGCAGGATGAAGAATACGAAGCTATGGAACGTTTAAATGAAAAAAGAGCCAAAAGATTGAAAAAAAAGAAAGAACGTAAAATTGCTTTTATTGCCTTTTTGTCTGCACTTGCCGTTTTAGCAGTTGGATTTGCGGCTGCTTTTGCATTTACCGGTGGTTTTGGTATTTTTGGCGTAGAGAAAGATTCTATTCAAATACCTAATGTAGTTGGTATGACTATTAAAGACGCTCAATCTCAGTATGGCAAAAGCTTTAGTATCATTGAACAAAACAGAACTGAAAGTACAAAACCGGCAGGAACAATATTAGAACAAACTCCGGCTGGAGGAGATACAGTTTCCAAAAGAGACAACATCATTATCAGAGTAGTAGTTAGCCTAGGAAGCAGTTCTGTTACTCTTGATGATTATACTGGAATCAAATATGATAAGGCAAAAGAAGAATTAGAAAAGTTAGGTTTAAAGTGCAGTAAAATAGAAAAAGTTGACCCTGAAATAGAGGCAGGACTAATTATTAGTCAGGAACCTAAGTCCGGCAGTTCGGTTGCAGCAGGAGATATGATTACATTTACTGTTAGCAAGGGACCGGAAAGTACACCGGAACCTTCTCTTGTGCCAAATAAAAATTCTAATAATGACTCGAATAATCACTCAAATAATGAGAACAGTTCGTCATCAAATAATAAACCGAATTCGAATGATTCGTCAAGTAACTCGTCAAATAATGACAAAAATGATGAGAATTCTTCTAATAATAGTGGAAGCAATTCAAGTTCAGGCGGTTCAGGTAACACTACAAATGAGGGCTCTAGCTCAGGCAGCAGTACCGGTTCGGGAACCAGCACAGGCTCAGGCAGCGGAAGCGGAACAGGTTCAGAAACCGGATCAGGAAGCGAGTCGGGTTCTGAGGGCGGCACAGGTTCAGGCGGAGGAAGCGGATCCGGATCTGAAAGTGGTTCAGGAAGCGGTTCAGAGACTGGCTCTGGTGGTTCCGGCAGTGAAAGCGGAATGGGTAGCGGAACAGGTTCTGAAGGCGGAAGCGGCAATGGTTTAGAGGATTAA